From the genome of Vibrio navarrensis, one region includes:
- the btuD gene encoding vitamin B12 ABC transporter ATP-binding protein BtuD, translating to MQVNHIGVGHRLLPLSFQCQAGEKVYLVGPNGSGKSTLLSALSGVLSRRDGGQGEVQLDTVSLLTLPLTEQARFRAYLSQQAKPAFHIDVYQMLALSLPAGCKPSDSHVKQAVAQLCALLQLEDKLHRRVQTLSGGEWQRVRLAAVCLQVWRELNPFSQLLLLDEPAAPLDVAQEKWLYQLIDVISAQGITVVVANHDLNRVCQHADKVLLLNQGVMEAYGTPEQVMTVEHLQKVFRTSVKKVMVDDNPYLIFT from the coding sequence ATGCAAGTTAACCACATCGGCGTCGGTCATCGGCTTCTCCCGCTCTCGTTTCAATGCCAAGCGGGTGAAAAAGTCTACCTGGTCGGGCCAAACGGCTCAGGCAAGAGCACCTTACTTTCTGCGTTATCTGGCGTTTTGAGTCGGCGTGATGGCGGCCAAGGCGAAGTGCAGCTGGATACGGTGAGTTTGCTGACGCTGCCGCTGACCGAACAGGCGCGCTTTCGTGCCTATTTATCCCAGCAGGCCAAACCAGCGTTTCATATCGATGTCTATCAAATGTTGGCGCTCTCTTTACCCGCCGGGTGCAAACCCAGTGATAGCCATGTCAAGCAGGCTGTTGCGCAGCTCTGCGCATTATTGCAGCTTGAGGATAAACTGCATCGCCGCGTGCAGACGTTGTCGGGCGGCGAGTGGCAACGCGTGCGTTTGGCCGCTGTTTGTCTGCAAGTCTGGCGTGAGCTCAACCCCTTTTCGCAGCTTTTGCTGCTGGATGAGCCAGCCGCGCCGCTGGATGTGGCGCAAGAGAAATGGCTTTATCAATTGATCGATGTCATCTCAGCGCAAGGCATTACGGTGGTGGTCGCCAATCACGATCTCAATCGAGTCTGCCAGCATGCAGATAAAGTCCTGCTGCTCAATCAGGGTGTGATGGAGGCTTATGGCACGCCAGAGCAGGTGATGACGGTTGAGCATCTGCAAAAGGTGTTTCGCACCTCAGTGAAGAAAGTGATGGTGGACGATAACCCCTATCTGATTTTTACCTGA
- a CDS encoding nucleoside triphosphate pyrophosphohydrolase family protein, translated as MYLSQLTQEIFDHLYRDISEFRSTFDLPVASPESLDDKADTLHTSLIIEEMTELAEADNKTEQADAIVDSVYVLMGRLVHLGQTKVEDNLAISYLIDLLLNVAKNRGINFIPCWDEVHSSNMSKVCRNEQEYADTEKFYAEQGVKLMAVQKGDYLIAKCAEDFVSEGKTIRQGKVLKSVYYRPADLSALTA; from the coding sequence ATGTATTTGTCTCAACTGACCCAAGAGATTTTTGACCACCTGTACCGCGACATCAGCGAGTTTCGCAGCACCTTCGATTTGCCAGTCGCTTCGCCTGAAAGCCTCGACGACAAAGCGGACACTCTGCATACCTCTTTGATCATCGAAGAGATGACAGAGCTCGCCGAAGCAGATAACAAAACAGAACAGGCTGATGCCATCGTCGATTCGGTGTATGTGTTAATGGGCAGACTGGTGCATCTTGGTCAAACGAAGGTTGAAGACAATCTCGCCATCAGCTACCTGATTGATCTGCTGCTTAACGTGGCAAAAAACCGTGGCATCAATTTCATTCCTTGCTGGGATGAAGTGCATTCAAGCAATATGAGCAAAGTGTGCCGCAACGAGCAAGAATACGCTGACACCGAAAAGTTCTACGCTGAACAAGGCGTGAAGCTGATGGCGGTGCAAAAAGGCGATTACTTGATTGCCAAGTGTGCCGAAGATTTTGTCAGCGAAGGCAAAACCATTCGCCAAGGTAAAGTGCTGAAATCGGTTTACTACCGCCCAGCCGATCTCAGCGCGTTGACAGCCTAA
- a CDS encoding DUF1415 domain-containing protein translates to MTQRSTQEIKQQVNQWLDDVVIGLNLCPFAAKPQRNQQIKIHVSDADSEETLLQDILTQLLELDQSEPSELETTLVVVPNMLEDFWDYNFFIDWVETLIKQQDWEGIFQVATFHPDYCFGGAQPEDDENLTNRSPYPIFHLIREESMEKVLRHYPNPEAIPDTNIARVSALTPEQRKQLFPYLFS, encoded by the coding sequence ATGACACAGCGCTCAACTCAAGAAATCAAACAGCAAGTAAACCAATGGTTGGATGATGTGGTGATTGGCCTCAATCTCTGCCCTTTCGCTGCCAAACCGCAACGCAATCAACAGATCAAAATTCATGTCAGTGACGCTGACAGCGAAGAAACGCTACTGCAAGACATTCTCACTCAGTTGCTCGAATTGGATCAAAGCGAACCGAGCGAGTTGGAGACCACGCTGGTGGTGGTGCCCAATATGCTGGAAGATTTCTGGGACTACAACTTTTTCATTGATTGGGTGGAGACGCTGATCAAACAGCAAGACTGGGAAGGGATTTTTCAAGTGGCGACCTTCCATCCCGATTACTGTTTCGGCGGCGCGCAGCCGGAAGATGACGAAAACCTCACCAATCGCTCTCCCTACCCGATTTTTCATCTGATCCGCGAAGAGAGCATGGAGAAAGTGCTGCGTCACTATCCCAATCCAGAAGCGATTCCGGACACCAATATCGCGCGCGTTTCAGCGTTAACGCCAGAGCAGCGTAAACAACTGTTTCCGTATCTCTTTTCGTAA
- a CDS encoding MFS transporter, translated as MYDLGSKQYRHITFALALGSFLVFCNLYLFQPMLPKLALEYAVSETQVNWIFAATTLGLSFSLVPMAVLSEKIGRRRVMLSGLCAIPLCSAALLFSDSFLFVVACRALLGVALAAFAAVAVAYMAEELSPSAFGHAIGGYIAANSLGGISGRISGGLMSDWFGTTTAIQVMLAFTLLGVFAVGLLLPAQKNFTASKHTLWQHNQTIVQHLRHTRVWLAMLIGGLNFALFVNLYSVMGFRLVSEPHNLPVGLASLIFLCYLGGTVSSKYTGKWNQHFHPVTGMLTGAAISLSGMLIASIEHLFAMLLGLVLISFGAFFTHTLAYGWVGQKAHKAKATATAMYLVHYYVGGSLGGFLLLYCWQHWQWPGVTYGALVLYALLIAVIVKLRKPKYAMLEDKVALSEK; from the coding sequence ATGTACGACCTCGGCAGTAAACAGTATCGACATATTACCTTTGCACTCGCACTGGGCTCTTTTTTGGTGTTCTGCAATCTGTATCTTTTCCAACCCATGCTGCCAAAGCTGGCACTCGAATACGCCGTTTCAGAAACGCAGGTTAACTGGATTTTTGCAGCCACCACACTCGGCCTCTCATTTAGCCTTGTACCGATGGCCGTATTGTCCGAAAAAATTGGTCGCCGCCGCGTCATGCTCTCTGGCCTGTGTGCCATTCCACTGTGCAGCGCCGCGCTGCTCTTTAGTGACTCCTTTCTGTTTGTCGTTGCCTGCCGCGCCTTACTGGGTGTTGCTCTCGCAGCGTTTGCCGCCGTGGCGGTGGCATACATGGCAGAAGAACTCAGCCCGAGCGCCTTTGGTCATGCCATTGGCGGCTACATTGCGGCGAACTCGCTGGGTGGGATCAGCGGCCGGATCAGCGGCGGTTTGATGTCGGATTGGTTTGGCACCACCACCGCCATTCAAGTAATGCTGGCGTTTACTTTGCTTGGTGTGTTCGCCGTTGGCTTACTGCTTCCGGCGCAAAAAAACTTCACCGCCAGCAAGCACACCTTGTGGCAGCACAACCAGACTATCGTTCAGCATTTGCGTCACACTCGAGTATGGCTGGCGATGCTGATTGGCGGTCTCAACTTCGCTTTGTTCGTCAATCTCTACTCAGTGATGGGCTTCCGCTTGGTTTCCGAGCCGCATAATCTGCCCGTCGGTCTTGCCTCGTTGATCTTTCTTTGTTATCTCGGCGGCACGGTGAGTTCTAAATACACGGGCAAATGGAACCAGCACTTTCACCCGGTAACAGGGATGTTAACTGGCGCGGCCATCAGTTTGAGCGGGATGTTGATTGCCTCAATTGAGCACCTGTTTGCCATGTTGCTGGGTTTGGTGCTGATCTCTTTTGGTGCCTTTTTTACCCACACCTTGGCCTATGGTTGGGTTGGACAAAAAGCACACAAAGCCAAAGCCACCGCTACCGCGATGTATCTGGTGCATTACTACGTCGGCGGCAGTCTGGGCGGATTTCTCCTACTCTATTGCTGGCAACACTGGCAATGGCCGGGCGTGACTTACGGCGCGCTAGTACTGTATGCATTGCTGATTGCCGTGATCGTGAAACTGCGCAAACCCAAGTACGCCATGCTAGAGGATAAAGTAGCGCTATCAGAAAAGTAG
- a CDS encoding LysR family transcriptional regulator encodes MESKQLKQFVAVAEHRNFTRAAEALHIAQPALSVSIKRLEQSLGVTLFKRDDKQIALTTEGQTLYQHAKRVVQQLHDAELAINELKGLEKGEVRLGAPSMMGSYFFPEILMAFKSHYPNLKLTLIEAGTQSIRRMLLEGELDIGVITENDLPEDLETDHLFSSQMMAVVASEHPLAERTSLSFEEFFRHELVMFKSGYFHRDFLDHFSAQHGIEMQYSFETNLLPLILKIVKREFAITALLQLVTEHESGIKGVPFDPPVTLNLALAWRRGGYLSVADRTFIEFIKQYV; translated from the coding sequence ATGGAATCGAAACAACTCAAACAATTCGTCGCGGTGGCAGAGCATCGCAATTTCACGCGGGCTGCTGAGGCTTTGCACATTGCCCAGCCAGCGCTAAGCGTCTCCATTAAACGTTTGGAGCAAAGTTTGGGCGTGACGCTGTTTAAGCGAGATGACAAACAGATCGCGCTGACTACAGAAGGGCAAACGCTCTATCAGCACGCCAAACGGGTTGTGCAGCAGTTGCATGACGCCGAACTCGCCATTAACGAGCTGAAGGGATTGGAAAAAGGAGAAGTGCGTCTTGGCGCACCCAGCATGATGGGCAGCTACTTTTTTCCGGAGATATTGATGGCGTTCAAAAGCCATTATCCGAATCTCAAACTGACCTTGATAGAAGCGGGCACGCAGTCGATTCGGCGCATGTTGCTTGAAGGTGAACTCGATATTGGCGTGATCACAGAAAACGATCTGCCGGAGGATTTGGAAACTGACCACCTCTTTTCCAGCCAGATGATGGCGGTGGTTGCTAGCGAGCATCCCCTAGCGGAGCGCACATCGTTAAGCTTTGAGGAGTTTTTCCGCCACGAGTTGGTGATGTTTAAATCGGGCTATTTCCATCGAGATTTCCTCGACCATTTCAGTGCCCAGCATGGGATCGAAATGCAGTATTCGTTTGAAACCAACTTGCTGCCGCTGATCTTAAAAATCGTCAAACGAGAGTTTGCCATCACGGCGCTGCTGCAACTGGTTACTGAACACGAAAGTGGCATCAAAGGGGTGCCGTTTGACCCGCCAGTGACGCTCAACTTGGCGCTCGCTTGGCGTCGCGGCGGCTATTTGTCGGTGGCGGATCGCACTTTTATCGAATTTATCAAGCAGTACGTTTAG
- a CDS encoding glutaredoxin family protein, producing the protein MKRVVLYIKDKCPHCKDAQRYLDSKGIQYRLCNAKMQRGRKELDAIGARSVPVLKIGDRLMIGWNPSNFERMYKS; encoded by the coding sequence ATGAAACGAGTTGTCCTCTACATCAAAGACAAGTGCCCTCACTGTAAAGACGCACAGCGCTATCTCGATAGCAAAGGCATCCAGTACCGTTTGTGTAATGCCAAAATGCAGCGCGGCAGAAAAGAGCTCGACGCGATTGGTGCGCGCTCCGTTCCGGTGCTGAAAATCGGCGATCGTCTGATGATTGGCTGGAACCCAAGCAACTTTGAGCGCATGTATAAAAGCTAA
- a CDS encoding M48 metallopeptidase family protein, whose product MHPSLRYIQGYPAHIVEPVSKLIDSGRLIGWFDQRYPTRHDIRSEKALFDYAMAIKNQFMKKTGPISKVVYDAKIHLINNALGLHSVISRNHGGKLKSKNEIRIASVFKDAPEPLLRMLVVHELAHIKEKEHDKAFYALCCHMEPNYHQLELDARLFMIYLDLKAQEKKQS is encoded by the coding sequence TTGCATCCGTCACTTCGTTATATTCAGGGATATCCCGCCCACATTGTTGAGCCAGTGAGCAAACTTATCGACTCGGGCCGCTTAATCGGCTGGTTTGATCAGCGTTACCCAACGCGTCACGATATTCGCAGTGAAAAAGCGCTGTTTGATTATGCGATGGCGATAAAAAACCAGTTTATGAAGAAAACCGGACCGATCAGCAAGGTGGTTTACGACGCTAAGATCCATCTGATCAACAATGCGCTCGGGCTACACAGTGTGATTTCGCGTAATCACGGCGGCAAGCTAAAGTCGAAAAATGAGATCCGCATTGCCAGTGTTTTTAAAGACGCGCCCGAGCCGTTACTGCGTATGTTGGTGGTGCATGAGTTGGCCCACATCAAAGAGAAAGAACACGATAAGGCGTTCTACGCGCTCTGTTGCCACATGGAACCGAACTATCATCAACTAGAGCTCGATGCTCGTCTCTTTATGATTTATCTCGATCTCAAAGCTCAGGAAAAAAAACAGTCATGA
- the rlmF gene encoding 23S rRNA (adenine(1618)-N(6))-methyltransferase RlmF has protein sequence MTNKRQTVRAQSKPAEKQIPSSASVDFAKVSRAGLHQRNQHRGRYDFKTLTAALPALAPFVLHNPKGEQSINFADASAVKMLNKALLCAYYQIQHWDIPPGYLCPPIPGRADYIHRLAELLESENGTGDYPHGKVNALDIGVGANAIYPIIGIHEYGWHYTGSDIDPKSVQSAQLIANSNPMLTGQFIVKQQDNPQSIFRGVIAPGERYDVTTCNPPFHASAQEAAMGSQRKLNNLSANRLKKGVKAKAGSQKLSQNNPILNFGGQNSELWCDGGESSFLRRMANESQGFASQVLWFSTLVSKNDNVRPLRKQLEKLGVRSIRVVEMSQGQKVSRFVAWSYMDRQQRGEWVKLK, from the coding sequence ATGACCAACAAGCGCCAAACAGTTCGAGCTCAGAGTAAGCCCGCAGAGAAGCAGATACCCTCATCGGCCAGTGTCGATTTTGCCAAAGTCAGCCGTGCAGGGCTGCATCAGCGCAACCAACATCGCGGGCGATACGATTTCAAAACGTTGACCGCCGCCTTACCTGCGTTAGCTCCTTTTGTGCTGCACAATCCCAAAGGGGAGCAGAGCATCAACTTTGCCGATGCCAGCGCAGTGAAAATGCTCAATAAAGCGCTACTGTGCGCCTATTACCAGATCCAGCACTGGGATATTCCGCCCGGTTACTTGTGCCCGCCTATCCCCGGACGTGCCGACTACATCCACCGTTTGGCTGAACTGCTAGAAAGTGAAAATGGGACTGGTGATTATCCGCATGGCAAAGTCAACGCACTGGATATCGGTGTTGGTGCGAACGCCATCTATCCGATCATTGGCATTCACGAGTATGGCTGGCACTACACCGGCAGCGACATTGATCCGAAGTCCGTGCAGTCGGCGCAGCTGATTGCCAACTCCAATCCGATGCTGACGGGTCAGTTCATTGTTAAACAGCAAGACAATCCGCAATCCATCTTTCGTGGTGTGATTGCGCCGGGGGAACGTTACGATGTCACCACCTGCAATCCACCGTTTCACGCTTCGGCGCAAGAAGCGGCGATGGGTTCACAGCGCAAACTGAACAACCTCTCAGCTAACCGATTGAAAAAAGGTGTCAAGGCGAAAGCGGGCTCACAAAAATTGTCGCAAAACAACCCTATACTTAACTTCGGAGGTCAAAATTCTGAATTGTGGTGCGATGGTGGAGAATCCTCCTTTTTACGCCGCATGGCCAATGAAAGCCAAGGATTTGCCAGCCAAGTATTGTGGTTTAGTACGCTAGTCTCAAAAAATGACAATGTGAGACCTCTACGTAAACAGTTGGAAAAATTAGGTGTACGCAGTATTCGTGTCGTCGAGATGAGCCAAGGACAAAAAGTGAGTCGTTTTGTCGCTTGGTCGTATATGGATCGGCAACAGCGAGGAGAGTGGGTTAAGTTGAAGTGA
- the pilW gene encoding type IV pilus biogenesis/stability protein PilW, whose product MNQTFRFISLLSFALLTGCVTITEGQVANNADPIDMAESRIALGLGYLDNGAMVKAYDNLQQALNHAPDYYRAQLSMAHYYELVGENGKAQDLYRKAARQHPKNGNVLNNYGTFLCKQGDYAQADKLFNQAIAQPYYYLIPASYENAAFCALKAGFKAKAQTYFTRAIDYDPHRPKSILNLAKLEIEAGNYTQARLRLMRFHQSYGLQLPSLQLLIELEQKAGNQALVKKYQQELEKLTAKQSLSAI is encoded by the coding sequence ATGAATCAGACGTTTCGCTTCATTTCACTGCTGAGTTTTGCCCTGCTGACGGGTTGCGTCACCATTACTGAAGGGCAAGTCGCCAACAATGCCGACCCGATTGATATGGCTGAATCTCGCATTGCTTTAGGGCTTGGTTATCTCGACAATGGCGCGATGGTCAAAGCCTACGACAACTTACAACAGGCACTAAACCACGCACCGGATTACTACCGCGCTCAGCTCTCCATGGCGCACTATTACGAGCTGGTCGGCGAAAATGGCAAAGCGCAAGATCTCTATCGAAAAGCGGCCCGCCAGCACCCCAAAAACGGCAATGTGCTCAACAACTACGGCACTTTTTTATGCAAACAGGGCGACTACGCACAAGCAGACAAACTGTTCAACCAAGCCATTGCGCAGCCTTACTATTATTTGATCCCGGCCAGTTATGAAAACGCGGCATTTTGCGCCTTAAAAGCAGGTTTTAAAGCCAAAGCGCAAACCTATTTCACCCGAGCCATTGATTACGATCCGCACCGCCCCAAATCCATCCTCAACCTCGCTAAGCTGGAAATCGAGGCAGGCAACTACACGCAAGCTCGCCTGCGTTTGATGCGCTTTCATCAAAGCTACGGCTTACAGTTGCCCTCACTGCAACTGCTGATCGAGCTGGAACAAAAGGCGGGTAACCAAGCGTTGGTGAAAAAATATCAGCAGGAGTTAGAAAAGTTGACGGCCAAACAAAGCCTAAGCGCCATTTAA
- the metA gene encoding homoserine O-acetyltransferase MetA translates to MPIRIPDQLPAADVLRNENIFVMSETRAASQEIRPLRVLILNLMPKKIETETQFLRLLSNSPLQVNVELLRIDDRPSKNTPTEHLDNFYRQFEMVKNRNFDGLIITGAPLGLVQFEDVIYWEHLQTIMEWAKSHVTSTLYVCWAAQAGLKLLYDLPKRTRKEKLSGVYQHKIHHPYHPILRGFDDTFLAPHSRYADFSPEYLAEHTNLDILATSDTAGVYLASTKDKRNVFVTGHPEYDLHTLHNEYVRDLGEGLEPAIPVNYYPNDNPDNAPIASWRSHGHLLFSNWLNYCVYQQTPYDLDHFSEDAFTKDE, encoded by the coding sequence GTGCCTATTCGTATTCCAGATCAATTACCCGCCGCCGATGTATTACGAAATGAAAATATCTTCGTGATGAGTGAAACGCGCGCGGCCAGTCAGGAAATTCGCCCTCTGCGTGTGTTGATCCTCAATTTGATGCCAAAAAAAATTGAGACCGAAACGCAGTTCCTTCGCCTGCTGTCTAACAGCCCGTTGCAAGTGAATGTTGAACTGCTGCGCATTGATGACCGCCCGAGTAAAAATACCCCAACTGAGCATTTGGATAATTTCTATCGTCAGTTTGAGATGGTTAAAAACCGTAACTTCGACGGCCTGATCATCACTGGCGCGCCGCTCGGCCTGGTGCAATTTGAGGATGTGATCTACTGGGAACATCTACAGACCATCATGGAGTGGGCAAAATCTCATGTCACTTCCACTTTGTATGTGTGTTGGGCGGCCCAAGCGGGCCTCAAGCTACTGTATGACCTGCCGAAACGCACCCGCAAAGAGAAACTCTCTGGCGTGTATCAACACAAAATTCATCATCCTTACCATCCGATTTTGCGAGGATTCGATGATACCTTTTTAGCGCCGCATTCACGCTACGCCGATTTCTCGCCCGAATATTTGGCCGAGCACACCAATCTCGACATTCTCGCTACCTCAGACACGGCTGGCGTCTATCTGGCCAGCACCAAAGACAAGCGTAATGTGTTTGTGACCGGACATCCAGAATATGATCTGCACACCTTACACAATGAGTATGTGCGCGATCTCGGTGAAGGGCTGGAGCCGGCGATTCCGGTCAACTACTACCCGAATGACAATCCGGATAATGCGCCGATCGCCAGTTGGCGCAGCCACGGTCATTTACTCTTTTCTAACTGGCTCAACTACTGCGTTTACCAGCAAACCCCGTACGATCTGGACCACTTTAGCGAAGACGCCTTCACCAAAGACGAATAG
- a CDS encoding nitrate reductase: MQGCTQTTCPYCGVGCGVEVKQQEMVGDATHPANQGALCVKGAALAESLRMPTRLLYPKLSGQQVSWSHASEWIAEQFFQAMQQHGTDSVAMYVSGQLLTEDYYVANKLMKGYVGSANIDTNSRLCMSSAVAAHVRAFGEDVVPVSYDDLEHAELIVICGANTAWTHPVLFRRIQQVRERKPNVKLVVIDPRKTVTAEQADLHLALANDSDVALFNGLLRYAIDQQKLDDAFIEAHTQGFKALLEVVMQEKYQLPDVASRCGLSIEALSTFYRWFVTSQASMTLFCQGVNQAQNGVDKGNAIINAHLATGQIGERGAGPFSLTGQPNAMGGREVGGLANQLAVHRGFDPNSIHAVHQFWQSPRIAEKPGLKAVELFEALARGEIKVLWIIATNPVVSMPDNQAVREALADCPCVIVSDITADSDVAQYADLLLPAAGWGEKQGMVTNSERRLSRQRRFLSPPGEAKADWQAVCDVGSLLCAKLGAKDGFAFDSEAAVFREFAALSGINRDSPLKFDLSAYQTMSDEDYQNWAPTQWGGESPYRNKQFSYPDGKARFIAVEQGATGTNVENQAGLWWLNTGRQRDQWHTMTRTGHIEKLSGSEVEPTVYLNALSAQRLEVTNGEFLSLRHAERDHALLAKVAVDESLSLGQLFMSMHWAGVYAGGSQVNAAVCAEVDPISGQPAFKSSLVRASKANIATFGLYIGKNPPPVTSAYRAYQHQDKVGIWRFASEEPISLEVLSRSNSKYVTWQLPQGWIGIEIAAESLSTGLTEGKVGSILLSSPTPLNADYQALSVLIGQPVQWQALMQAAFATRVSQLVCSCLRVTDVQIEQAIAKQGVSNLVQLQSQLKCGTNCGSCVPQLKQFFN; encoded by the coding sequence ATGCAAGGATGTACCCAGACAACATGCCCCTATTGTGGGGTGGGTTGTGGTGTCGAAGTTAAGCAACAAGAGATGGTTGGCGATGCCACCCACCCGGCCAATCAGGGCGCCCTGTGCGTCAAGGGCGCAGCGTTAGCGGAGAGCTTGCGCATGCCCACGCGTTTGCTCTATCCCAAACTCTCTGGTCAGCAAGTCAGTTGGTCACACGCCAGCGAGTGGATCGCAGAGCAGTTTTTCCAAGCGATGCAGCAGCATGGCACGGATTCTGTGGCGATGTATGTGTCTGGGCAACTACTCACCGAAGACTACTATGTCGCCAACAAGCTGATGAAGGGTTATGTCGGCAGCGCGAATATCGATACCAACTCGCGCCTCTGCATGTCCTCAGCGGTAGCGGCTCATGTGCGTGCTTTTGGTGAAGATGTGGTGCCAGTCAGCTACGACGACCTCGAACATGCAGAGCTGATCGTCATTTGCGGCGCGAATACCGCCTGGACGCATCCGGTGCTGTTTCGGCGCATTCAGCAAGTTCGAGAGCGCAAGCCAAACGTGAAATTGGTGGTGATTGATCCGCGCAAAACGGTGACCGCCGAGCAGGCGGATCTGCATTTGGCGCTTGCCAATGACAGTGATGTGGCGCTGTTTAACGGTTTGTTGCGCTATGCGATTGACCAGCAAAAGTTAGATGATGCCTTTATTGAGGCGCATACGCAGGGGTTTAAGGCCTTGCTCGAAGTGGTGATGCAAGAGAAGTATCAACTGCCTGACGTGGCGAGTCGCTGCGGTTTAAGTATTGAAGCTTTGAGCACTTTTTATCGCTGGTTTGTCACCAGTCAAGCCAGCATGACGCTTTTTTGCCAAGGGGTGAATCAAGCTCAAAATGGCGTGGATAAAGGTAACGCAATCATCAATGCACATTTAGCCACCGGACAAATCGGCGAGCGTGGCGCTGGGCCATTTTCGCTGACCGGCCAGCCTAATGCGATGGGCGGCAGAGAAGTGGGCGGATTGGCCAATCAACTGGCGGTGCATCGCGGCTTCGACCCGAATTCGATTCATGCGGTGCACCAATTTTGGCAATCCCCACGCATTGCGGAAAAACCGGGATTGAAAGCGGTTGAACTGTTTGAAGCGCTGGCGCGCGGTGAGATTAAGGTGCTGTGGATCATCGCCACCAATCCGGTGGTCTCGATGCCGGATAATCAAGCGGTGCGAGAGGCTTTAGCTGACTGTCCGTGTGTGATTGTCTCCGACATCACCGCCGATTCTGACGTGGCGCAATATGCTGACCTTCTATTGCCCGCAGCAGGTTGGGGGGAAAAGCAAGGCATGGTGACCAACTCGGAGCGGAGACTATCCCGCCAGCGCCGTTTTCTCTCGCCCCCCGGTGAGGCGAAAGCAGACTGGCAGGCGGTGTGCGACGTGGGCTCACTTCTGTGCGCGAAACTCGGGGCCAAAGATGGTTTTGCTTTTGACTCTGAAGCGGCGGTTTTTCGTGAGTTTGCCGCGCTTAGTGGCATCAACCGCGATTCACCTCTCAAGTTCGACTTGTCCGCGTACCAAACGATGAGCGATGAGGACTACCAAAACTGGGCTCCGACGCAGTGGGGCGGTGAGTCGCCTTATCGCAACAAGCAGTTTTCTTACCCGGATGGTAAAGCGAGATTTATCGCTGTTGAGCAAGGTGCTACGGGCACGAACGTTGAAAACCAGGCTGGACTCTGGTGGCTAAATACCGGGCGTCAGCGAGATCAATGGCATACCATGACCCGTACCGGACACATCGAAAAACTGTCGGGCAGTGAAGTGGAGCCGACGGTTTATCTCAATGCGCTGTCGGCGCAACGTTTAGAGGTGACCAATGGTGAGTTTCTCTCGCTGCGCCACGCAGAGCGCGATCACGCACTGCTTGCCAAAGTTGCAGTGGATGAATCGCTCTCGCTGGGCCAGCTCTTTATGTCGATGCATTGGGCGGGCGTCTATGCAGGTGGCAGCCAAGTTAACGCGGCTGTTTGTGCTGAGGTTGACCCTATTTCGGGTCAACCTGCCTTCAAATCATCCTTGGTACGTGCAAGCAAAGCCAACATTGCCACTTTTGGCCTTTATATCGGTAAAAATCCCCCTCCGGTAACAAGCGCGTACCGGGCCTATCAACATCAAGACAAGGTTGGCATCTGGCGCTTTGCCAGTGAGGAACCAATCTCTCTGGAAGTATTGAGCCGCTCAAACAGTAAGTATGTAACTTGGCAGCTTCCTCAGGGCTGGATTGGGATCGAGATCGCCGCAGAAAGCCTATCTACCGGGCTGACTGAGGGAAAAGTCGGGTCGATTTTGCTCAGCTCACCCACTCCGCTTAACGCCGACTATCAAGCTCTCAGCGTACTCATTGGTCAGCCAGTGCAATGGCAGGCGCTGATGCAAGCCGCCTTTGCGACTCGGGTAAGCCAACTGGTGTGCAGTTGCTTGCGAGTCACCGATGTGCAAATAGAACAGGCGATCGCCAAACAGGGCGTGAGCAATCTCGTTCAACTGCAAAGTCAGCTTAAATGCGGCACCAACTGCGGCTCTTGCGTGCCGCAGCTCAAACAGTTTTTCAACTGA